One genomic region from Pecten maximus chromosome 5, xPecMax1.1, whole genome shotgun sequence encodes:
- the LOC117328401 gene encoding DNA-directed RNA polymerase II subunit RPB1-like has product MSPRQSPTVPASLPQSPPVSHSPHQSLSPHQSPTVPTSLTQSPPVSHSPRQSPTVLTSLPQSPPVSHSPHQSPTVPTSLPQSPPVSHSPHQSLSPHQSPTVPTSLPQSPPVPHSPRQAPTVPTNLQQSPPVSHSPHQSPTPGPVL; this is encoded by the coding sequence ATGAGTCCCCGCCAGTCTCCCACAGTCCCCGCCAGTCTTCCACAGTCCCCACCAGTCTCCCACAGTCCCCACCAGTCTCTCAGTCCTCACCAGTCTCCCACAGTCCCCACCAGTCTCACACAGTCCCCACCAGTCTCCCACAGTCCTCGCCAGTCTCCCACAGTCCTCACCAGTCTCCCACAGTCCCCACCAGTCTCCCACAGTCCCCACCAGTCTCCCACAGTCCCCACCAGTCTCCCACAGTCCCCACCAGTCTCCCACAGTCCCCACCAGTCTCTCAGTCCTCACCAGTCTCCCACAGTCCCCACCAGTCTCCCACAGTCCCCACCAGTCCCCCACAGTCCCCGCCAGGCTCCCACAGTCCCCACTAATCTCCAACAGTCCCCACCAGTCTCCCACAGTCCCCACCAGTCTCCCACGCCTGGACCAGTCCTGTAG
- the LOC117328402 gene encoding spore coat protein SP65-like, translating to MKGKHRKERETQKRKGNTGKKGKHRKKGDKRRHQQYNISRRSYQQYNTSRRSHQQYNTSRWSYQQYNTSRRSHQQYNTSRRSHQQYNTSRWSYQQYNTSRRSYQQYITSRRSHQQYNTSRRSYQQYNTSRQSYQQYNTSRRSHHDTTPVGDVTNDTTPVGGVTNNTTAVGGVTNNTTPVGGVTNNTTPVGGVTNNTTPVGGVINNTTPVGGVINNTTPVGGVTNNTTPVGGVTNYTKPVGGVTNNTTPVGGVTNNTKPVGGVTNNTIPVGGVTNKTTPVGGVTNNTIPVGGVTNNTIPVGGVTNNTTSVGGVTNNTTPVGGVTNNTTPVGGFTNNTTPVGGFTNNTTPVGGVTNNTTPVFN from the exons ATGAAAGGGAAACACAGGAAAGAAAGGGAAACACAGAAACGAAAGGGAAACACGGGAAAAAAAGGGAAACACAGAAAAAAGGGAGACAA GCGGAGACACCAACAGTACAACATCAGTAGGCGGAgttaccaacaatacaacaccaGTAGGCGGAGTCaccaacaatacaacaccaGTAGGTGGAgttaccaacaatacaacaccaGTAGGCGGAGTCaccaacaatacaacaccaGTAGGCGGAGTCaccaacaatacaacaccaGTAGGTGGAgttaccaacaatacaacaccaGTAGGCGGAGTTACCAACAATACATCACCAGTAGGCGGAGTCaccaacaatacaacaccaGTAGGCGGAgttaccaacaatacaacaccaGTAGGCAGAgttaccaacaatacaacaccaGTAGGCGGAGTCACCACGATACAACACCAGTAGGCGACGTTACCAACGATACAACACCAGTAGGCGGAGtcaccaacaatacaacagcaGTAGGCGGAGTCaccaacaatacaacaccaGTAGGTGGAgttaccaacaatacaacaccaGTAGGCGGAGTCaccaacaatacaacaccaGTAGGCGGAGTCATCAACAATACAACACCAGTAGGCGgagttatcaataatacaacaCCAGTAGGCGGAgttaccaacaatacaacaccaGTAGGCGGAGTTACCAACTATACAAAACCAGTAGGCGGAGTCaccaacaatacaacaccaGTAGGCGGAGTCACCAACAATACAAAACCAGTAGGCGGAGTTACCAACAATACAATACCAGTAGGCGGAGTTACCAACAAAACAACACCAGTAGGCGGAGTCACCAACAATACAATACCAGTAGGTGGAGTCACCAACAATACAATACCAGTAGGCGGAGtcaccaacaatacaacatcgGTAGGCGGAgttaccaacaatacaacaccaGTAGGTGGAgttaccaacaatacaacaccaGTAGGCGGATTCaccaacaatacaacaccaGTAGGCGGATTCaccaacaatacaacaccaGTAGGCGGAGTCaccaacaatacaacaccagtttttaattga
- the LOC117328403 gene encoding vicilin-like seed storage protein At2g18540: MGTGNKGKHKNERETSERNGNTETKGKHSNERETQKRKGNTVTKGKHRNERETQKRKGNTVMKGKHRKKRETQKRKGNTVMKGKHRKERETQKRKGNTETKGKHGKERETQQKRETNERNWNTETKGKHSNERETQERKGNTETKGKHRNERETRERKGNTGKKGKHRKKGNK; encoded by the coding sequence ATGGGAACAGGAAATAAAGGGAAACACAAAAACGAAAGGGAAACAAGTGAAAGAAATGGGAACACAGAAACGAAAGGGAAACACAGTAATGAAAGGGAAACACAAAAACGAAAGGGAAACACAGTAACGAAAGGGAAACACAGAAACGAAAGGGAAACACAGAAACGAAAGGGAAACACAGTAATGAAAGGGAAACACAGGAAAAAAAGGGAAACACAGAAACGAAAGGGAAACACAGTAATGAAAGGGAAACACAGGAAAGAAAGGGAAACACAGAAACGAAAGGGAAACACAGAAACGAAAGGGAAACACGGGAAAGAAAGGGAAACACAGCAAAAAAGGGAAACAAATGAAAGAAATTGGAACACAGAAACGAAAGGGAAACACAGTAATGAAAGGGAAACACAGGAAAGAAAGGGAAACACAGAAACGAAAGGGAAACACAGAAACGAAAGGGAAACACGGGAAAGAAAGGGAAACACGGGAAAGAAAGGGAAACACAGAAAAAAGGGAAACAAATGA